A stretch of DNA from Pseudomonadota bacterium:
GAGCAGAGAGCATAGAGCAAGGGGCATGGAGCAGAGAGTATAAAGCACAGAGCAGAGGACCGACGGTATTTTAAGGTCGATTGGTGAAAGAAACAGCGTGCCGGCCAAACAGGCTCCGACACACTTTTACAGAGCGGAATAGTGTATAAAGCGTTCTACTTCTTCAAAGGCCCTTCTGGCTCCATTACCGGTAGCGATAAATTCTATCTTCTCACCTCTTACGGTTTCCAGATATTCAGGACAGAGAATCGACTTAACGTTTAAATATTCCTTTTTCCCAAATAACATAAAATTGTAATACTTCATCCTCTCTTTATGTATGTACAGATCACAGTCGCAGTTGTGTGCAATATCAGCTAATTGAGCCATTTCCATTTTAATTCCGTTTCTATTTTCAATAACTACAGTCAGCTCAAGAAATTCATTTTTCTCAAGGGATTCCCTCTCCTCCCTCCAGATAGAACCGTACTTTTCAACCCACTCC
This window harbors:
- a CDS encoding HPr family phosphocarrier protein; the encoded protein is MTRKEVDLIPSELRAIEIHKYYLSQTEGGEVTLEEAIVDFLINYEADFLRKKQLEDVEVQKEEILKYKWIESEKEGHDIGTEKAAMEWVEKYGSIWREERESLEKNEFLELTVVIENRNGIKMEMAQLADIAHNCDCDLYIHKERMKYYNFMLFGKKEYLNVKSILCPEYLETVRGEKIEFIATGNGARRAFEEVERFIHYSAL